One window of the Colletotrichum destructivum chromosome 6, complete sequence genome contains the following:
- a CDS encoding Putative vesicle transport protein, Got1/SFT2 encodes MASTSFRDSMNSLGWSRRDQDVPVNTAQQSGLMSSIKSLNPFQNNSYIQLPTTEGAGAPLPAANRREEEEGFATLSRWDRLLIFGACNLGALACFVLCFAFLPVLSVRPRKFVILWTLGSLLFLASFAAVMGPMAYARHLISGTRLPFTAAYFGSLALSMYFSLGLRSTILTLVSALVQLACLVWYLVSYFPMGSSGLRLATTFGARRAAAWMTG; translated from the exons ATGGCGTCCACCTCCTTCAGAGACTCGATGAACTCCCTGGGCTGGTCGCGGCGGGACCAGGATGTGCCCGTCAACACAGCGCAGCAGAGCGGCCTCATGTCATCCATCAAGTCCCTCAACCCATTCCAGAACAATAGTTATATCCAGCTCCCGACGaccgagggcgccggcgcgcctCTACCTGCTGCCAACcggagggaagaggaggaaggctTCGCCACCC TGAGTCGATGGGATCGTTTGCTCATCTTCGGTGCCTGCAACCTGGGCGCCCTTGCCTGCTTCGTCCTCTGCTTCGCCTTCCTCCCGGTATTGTCAGTGCGGCCGCGCAAGTTTGTTATTCT ATGGACGCTTGGTTCCCTGCTTTTCCTGGCATCTTTTGCAGCTGTAATGGGCCCGATGGCTTACGCGAGGCACCTCATCTCCGGTACACGTTTGCCCTTTACTGCGGCCTACTTTGGATCGCTCGCGCTATCCATGTACTTTTCGCTCGGT CTTCGCAGCACTATTCTCACCTTGGTTTCGGCtctcgtccagctcgctTGCCTCGTGTGGTACCTTGTTAGCTACTTTCCCATGGGCTCAAGTGGTTTACGGTTGGCTACCACATTCGGAGCCAGAAGGGCCGCCGCCTGGATGACCGGGTAA